The sequence AACAAGTCTGAACTGATTGATGCTATCGCCGCATCCGCTGATATTCCGAAAGCTGCTGCCGGTCGTGCTCTGGACGCCGTCATCGAGTCCGTAACCGGTGCCCTGAAAGCGGGTGACTCGGTTGTTCTGGTTGGCTTCG is a genomic window of Halopseudomonas phragmitis containing:
- a CDS encoding HU family DNA-binding protein, whose protein sequence is MNKSELIDAIAASADIPKAAAGRALDAVIESVTGALKAGDSVVLVGFGTFAVKERAARTGRNPQTGAPIEISAAKIPGFKAGKALKDAVN